In Rubrobacter naiadicus, one DNA window encodes the following:
- a CDS encoding zf-HC2 domain-containing protein has protein sequence MGCEEARRNLGALAVGGLDREEREEVLRHVSGCPRCRRELEELGETVGVLRSLPAYPATPPDLRARTISRATGDAPHRGFVSRRWLVLPAVLVLVIAALGWLLLAQRGSSTPVAVVRLEPVSAYRATLAHRDYWGVAKLYPADRGNRRMELRLHHLGDPGSGWRVYQAWLVSKDGRTSAGTFEAGPGRTVVWLNIPSRTLNYDAVVITVRDGGRPAGEVVLRGRMTRGGNQE, from the coding sequence ATGGGCTGTGAAGAAGCCCGCAGGAACCTCGGGGCACTCGCCGTGGGGGGCCTCGATCGTGAAGAGCGGGAGGAGGTCCTGCGACACGTCTCCGGCTGCCCCCGCTGCCGCAGGGAGCTCGAGGAGCTCGGAGAGACCGTCGGCGTGCTCCGCTCGCTCCCGGCTTACCCCGCCACCCCACCGGACCTCAGGGCCCGGACGATCTCGCGGGCGACGGGAGATGCACCGCACCGGGGGTTCGTCTCCCGGAGGTGGCTCGTCCTCCCGGCCGTACTCGTGCTCGTGATCGCGGCGCTCGGATGGCTGCTTCTGGCCCAGCGCGGTTCCTCCACCCCGGTGGCGGTCGTGCGCCTCGAGCCGGTCTCCGCCTACCGCGCGACGCTCGCGCACCGGGACTACTGGGGCGTGGCGAAGCTCTACCCGGCAGACCGGGGCAACCGACGCATGGAGCTCCGGCTGCACCATCTGGGGGACCCGGGCTCTGGCTGGCGGGTCTACCAGGCGTGGCTCGTCTCGAAGGACGGGCGCACGAGCGCGGGCACCTTCGAGGCCGGCCCCGGCAGGACCGTGGTCTGGCTCAACATCCCCTCTCGAACCCTAAACTACGACGCCGTCGTCATCACCGTCAGAGACGGTGGACGCCCGGCTGGTGAGGTCGTGCTGAGGGGCAGGATGACCCGCGGAGGCAATCAGGAGTAG
- a CDS encoding RNA polymerase sigma factor: MRHPRRRSDQTDEELVRRLSSGESPGEALSTLYDRYGRTVYGSGIKLLGSGQSAEELVQEVFLKVWRSAGTFDPSRSSFSTWLYRITRSVAADMYRRQSRSPATAAGEDIAEVRDASSGPQEIVDDSWLTWRVLVALEELDEPHREVLRLAYFEGLTQREISERTGLPLGTVKSRTLRALRKLRAGLGLAGISREVL, translated from the coding sequence TTGCGCCACCCCCGCAGACGGAGCGACCAGACCGACGAAGAGCTGGTGCGACGTCTGTCATCCGGGGAGTCACCCGGCGAGGCCCTCTCGACGCTCTACGACCGTTACGGCCGCACGGTCTACGGTTCGGGGATCAAGCTGCTCGGCAGCGGCCAGTCGGCCGAGGAGCTGGTGCAGGAGGTCTTCCTCAAGGTGTGGCGTTCGGCCGGGACGTTCGATCCCTCGCGCTCGAGTTTCTCCACCTGGCTCTACCGCATCACCCGCAGCGTGGCCGCGGACATGTACCGCAGGCAGTCCCGCAGCCCGGCCACGGCCGCCGGAGAGGACATCGCCGAGGTGCGTGACGCCTCTTCAGGCCCCCAGGAGATAGTCGACGACTCCTGGCTCACATGGAGGGTGCTCGTGGCGCTCGAGGAGCTGGACGAGCCGCACCGCGAGGTGCTCAGGCTCGCCTACTTCGAAGGCCTCACCCAGCGTGAGATCTCGGAGAGAACCGGGCTCCCGCTCGGCACCGTCAAGAGCCGCACCCTCAGGGCGCTCAGGAAACTGCGGGCCGGGCTCGGCCTGGCCGGCATCTCGCGGGAGGTGCTCTAG
- a CDS encoding DoxX family membrane protein yields the protein MAWVRMLIGATWLDGAVEKLANPHFPQQFAATLRSGGYVAQAPPFFQQFMRQHVIPNAELFANLTRAGELVFGALLVLGLLTNLAALWSIAFSGMLIVSQGGLGFGEGLAPPQFFTIDLIMALLSLLVLLSPAAKSLSLDERIFRKNSLLAPLLINRRAGSRRATAK from the coding sequence ATGGCATGGGTGAGGATGCTCATCGGGGCGACCTGGCTCGATGGGGCGGTGGAGAAGCTGGCCAACCCCCACTTCCCGCAGCAGTTCGCCGCCACGCTGCGCTCCGGGGGTTACGTGGCCCAGGCTCCCCCCTTCTTCCAGCAGTTCATGCGCCAGCACGTCATCCCGAACGCCGAGCTCTTCGCCAACCTCACCCGCGCGGGGGAGCTCGTCTTCGGGGCGCTGCTCGTCCTCGGACTCCTCACCAACCTGGCCGCGCTCTGGAGCATCGCGTTCAGCGGGATGCTCATCGTCTCCCAGGGCGGCCTCGGCTTCGGGGAAGGTCTCGCCCCACCGCAGTTTTTTACGATCGACCTGATCATGGCGCTGCTCTCGCTCCTGGTGCTGCTGAGCCCCGCGGCGAAGTCGCTCTCGCTGGACGAGAGGATCTTCAGGAAGAACTCCCTGCTCGCCCCCCTGCTCATAAACCGCCGGGCGGGCTCCCGACGCGCCACCGCCAAGTAG
- a CDS encoding FAD-binding and (Fe-S)-binding domain-containing protein, translating to MIRTQPEAARLHELLDGNLEGSLHTDDASRSLWSTDASIYLRRPVAVVAARSEEDIKHTLAAARELGLPVTPRGTGTSLAGQATSPGIALDVSAMDRVLDLDIEGRRCVVEPGVIQGDLNRLVEPHGLVFGADTSTSDVATLGGMVGNNSAGMRSIVYGTTADQILSLRCILASGETVELRPLPRGEAERRARGEGAEARLLRNALEIGGRYGEEIRRRYPKLVRRVSGYGLDALLDPDTIDLTRLVCGSEGTLAVLSRAEFTLRELPPARGIASFEFGSLSEMARATVRFLEESPSAIELLDDVAIERARRAPAYREATSFVRGTPKAILLVEWSGTEEELDERFARLEGLAREVGASEVVPLRGREEMARTVKLRKSTLPLLLGTTDREKPVAFVEDAAVPPGRFEEFVVRFEEIVRRNGTWACFYGHASVGTLHVRPALDTSDPEGVRRMRRIAEEVADLVAECGGSISGEHGDGLSRSEFLEKMYGRTLLDAFREVKRTFDPEGLLNPGVIVDPQPMDRNLRIGPGHRRLPVRTGLDFSKQGDFARAVELCNGSGFCRKKSGGTMCPSYMATHQEKDTTRARANMLRSVLDGTLPPGELTGERMREVMDLCVGCKACKSECPSQVDVASMKTEVLYQMGKEHGFSLRQRAAGNIRRALAAASFAPGLYNAVAGTGLARRLSALFGIDPRRPLPGVARRRFSQILPELPQGEGPAEVVLFNDTWNEYQRPTIGEGAVRLFAAAGARVTVPRIACCGRPMLSEGLVEEARRNAIHNVNVLYPFVERGLPIVGLEPSCILTIRDDYEKLLPHDGRVREVAAATRLFEEALLELEPELPLAEGSPVLLHGHCHQKALVGTGPTERALSLAPGTEVTVVDSGCCGMAGLFGYERGHYEVSMKMGERVLFPAVRGSDGVVVAPGTSCREQILGGTGRRALHPAEYLASLLEARPQD from the coding sequence ATGATCAGGACACAGCCCGAAGCCGCCCGCCTGCACGAGCTCTTGGACGGCAACCTGGAAGGTTCCCTGCACACCGACGACGCCTCGCGCTCCCTGTGGTCGACCGACGCTTCGATCTACCTCAGAAGGCCCGTCGCCGTGGTCGCCGCCCGCTCCGAGGAGGACATAAAGCACACGCTCGCCGCGGCGAGGGAGCTGGGTCTGCCGGTCACCCCGCGCGGGACCGGGACCTCGCTCGCCGGGCAGGCCACCTCCCCCGGCATCGCCCTCGACGTCTCGGCGATGGACCGGGTGCTCGACCTGGATATCGAGGGACGCCGGTGCGTGGTCGAGCCGGGCGTCATCCAGGGTGACCTCAACCGCCTCGTCGAGCCGCACGGGCTCGTCTTCGGGGCCGACACCTCGACCTCGGACGTGGCTACTTTAGGCGGGATGGTCGGGAACAACTCGGCCGGGATGCGTTCGATCGTCTACGGGACGACCGCCGACCAGATCCTCTCCCTGAGGTGCATCCTGGCGAGCGGCGAGACGGTCGAGCTCCGGCCGCTCCCTCGTGGGGAGGCGGAGAGGAGGGCGCGTGGCGAGGGGGCCGAGGCCCGCCTTCTGCGCAACGCGCTCGAGATCGGAGGCCGCTACGGCGAGGAGATCCGGCGTCGCTACCCGAAGCTCGTCCGCAGGGTCTCGGGCTACGGGCTCGACGCGCTCCTCGACCCCGACACGATCGACCTCACCCGCCTCGTCTGCGGCTCGGAGGGGACCCTTGCGGTGCTCAGCCGGGCCGAGTTCACGCTGCGGGAGCTCCCCCCGGCGCGCGGCATCGCCTCCTTCGAGTTCGGTTCCCTCTCCGAGATGGCCCGGGCGACGGTGCGCTTCCTCGAGGAATCACCTTCCGCGATAGAGCTCCTCGACGACGTCGCGATAGAGCGCGCCCGCCGCGCCCCGGCCTACCGGGAGGCGACGAGCTTCGTCCGGGGCACGCCGAAGGCGATCCTGCTCGTCGAGTGGAGCGGGACCGAAGAGGAGCTCGACGAGCGCTTCGCCCGGCTGGAGGGGCTCGCCCGGGAGGTCGGGGCCTCGGAGGTCGTCCCGCTGCGCGGCAGGGAGGAGATGGCGCGCACGGTGAAGCTCCGCAAGTCCACGCTGCCGCTCCTCCTGGGTACCACCGACCGGGAGAAGCCGGTCGCCTTCGTCGAGGACGCCGCCGTGCCGCCCGGGCGCTTCGAGGAGTTCGTCGTCCGCTTCGAGGAGATAGTACGCCGCAACGGCACCTGGGCCTGCTTCTACGGGCACGCGAGCGTGGGCACGCTGCACGTCCGCCCGGCGCTCGACACCTCCGACCCCGAGGGGGTGCGCAGGATGCGCCGCATCGCCGAGGAGGTCGCGGACCTGGTCGCCGAGTGCGGCGGGTCCATCTCCGGTGAGCACGGCGACGGGCTCTCGCGCTCCGAGTTTCTGGAGAAGATGTACGGGCGCACACTCCTCGACGCCTTCCGGGAGGTCAAGCGGACCTTCGACCCGGAGGGCCTGCTCAACCCCGGCGTGATCGTCGACCCCCAGCCGATGGACCGCAACCTGCGCATCGGCCCCGGGCACCGCCGCCTGCCCGTGAGGACGGGTTTGGACTTCTCGAAGCAGGGGGACTTCGCGCGGGCCGTCGAGCTGTGCAACGGATCGGGATTCTGCCGCAAGAAGAGCGGCGGGACGATGTGCCCCTCGTACATGGCGACCCATCAGGAGAAGGACACCACCCGTGCCCGGGCGAACATGCTCCGCTCGGTCCTCGACGGGACGCTCCCGCCTGGGGAGCTCACCGGAGAGAGGATGCGCGAGGTGATGGACCTCTGCGTCGGGTGCAAGGCGTGCAAGAGCGAGTGCCCCTCGCAGGTGGACGTGGCCTCGATGAAGACCGAGGTCCTCTACCAGATGGGCAAAGAGCACGGCTTCTCGTTGCGTCAGAGGGCCGCCGGCAACATCCGCCGCGCGCTCGCCGCCGCCTCCTTCGCCCCCGGCCTCTACAACGCCGTGGCCGGGACCGGCCTCGCCCGCCGCCTCTCCGCCCTCTTCGGGATAGACCCGCGCCGCCCGCTGCCCGGGGTCGCGCGCAGGAGGTTCTCGCAGATCCTCCCGGAGCTCCCGCAGGGTGAGGGTCCGGCGGAGGTCGTGCTCTTCAACGACACCTGGAACGAGTACCAGCGGCCCACGATCGGCGAGGGAGCGGTGCGCCTGTTCGCGGCCGCCGGGGCGCGGGTGACGGTGCCGCGCATCGCCTGTTGCGGGCGCCCGATGCTCTCCGAGGGGCTCGTCGAGGAGGCGCGCCGGAACGCGATCCACAACGTCAACGTCCTCTACCCCTTCGTCGAGCGCGGGCTACCCATCGTGGGGCTCGAGCCGAGCTGCATCCTCACCATCCGCGACGACTACGAGAAGCTGTTGCCGCACGACGGGCGGGTGAGGGAGGTCGCCGCGGCCACCCGCCTCTTCGAGGAGGCGCTCCTGGAGCTCGAGCCCGAGCTACCGCTCGCGGAGGGTTCGCCGGTCCTGCTGCACGGCCACTGCCACCAGAAGGCGCTCGTCGGGACCGGGCCGACCGAGCGGGCGCTCTCGCTCGCACCCGGCACCGAGGTCACGGTCGTCGACTCCGGCTGCTGCGGGATGGCCGGGCTCTTCGGGTACGAGAGAGGCCACTACGAGGTATCGATGAAGATGGGGGAGAGGGTGCTCTTCCCGGCGGTGAGGGGGTCGGATGGCGTCGTCGTCGCGCCCGGGACCTCGTGCCGGGAGCAGATCCTGGGTGGCACCGGACGCCGGGCGCTGCACCCCGCCGAGTACCTGGCCTCCCTGCTGGAGGCACGACCGCAGGACTAG
- a CDS encoding FUSC family protein, producing the protein MERRTRSRLRRLLERGILRLRVNGWPVIQTAAAASISYFIATYILGNTQAFFAPVAAVVSLGITLGQRGRRAVELTLGVAVGLVVADLLVLAIGVGAAQIGVVVALAMVAAMFFGERNILVNQAAISAILVVVLQPPQSGFAPSRLVDALVGSGVALAIHYLLPVDPERMVERKARPIFDELVSVLQEIATALAEGDRERAERALTRSRWLDDQIRGLDEALAAGSDTARLSPTRRRALHHLRLYANAAIRIELAVINTRVLARGAANALRRGDEIPPLLPEAVLDLAQAVRALEHFLDEPGPPDEARRYALEAATKATRILKERHDLATSVLVGQIRSSVVDLLRSTGMNQEEALRALEEAAGRASEVG; encoded by the coding sequence ATGGAGAGGAGAACCCGATCCCGCCTCAGGCGGCTTCTCGAGAGAGGGATCCTGCGCCTGAGGGTGAACGGCTGGCCGGTCATCCAGACGGCCGCGGCGGCGAGCATCTCCTACTTCATCGCCACCTACATCCTCGGCAACACCCAGGCGTTCTTCGCCCCGGTGGCGGCGGTGGTCTCCCTGGGGATCACGCTCGGACAGCGCGGTCGTCGGGCGGTGGAGCTCACGCTCGGCGTCGCCGTGGGGCTCGTGGTCGCGGACCTCCTGGTGCTCGCCATCGGGGTCGGGGCGGCCCAGATCGGGGTGGTCGTCGCCCTGGCGATGGTGGCGGCGATGTTCTTCGGCGAGAGGAACATCCTGGTCAACCAGGCCGCGATCTCCGCGATCCTGGTCGTCGTGCTGCAGCCGCCGCAGTCGGGCTTCGCACCGAGCCGGCTGGTCGACGCGCTGGTCGGCAGCGGGGTGGCGCTCGCGATCCACTACCTCCTCCCCGTGGACCCCGAGCGCATGGTCGAGCGCAAGGCACGCCCAATCTTCGACGAGCTGGTCTCGGTCCTGCAGGAGATCGCCACGGCCCTGGCAGAGGGTGACCGGGAGCGGGCGGAGAGGGCGCTCACGCGATCCCGCTGGCTGGACGACCAGATACGCGGCCTCGACGAGGCCCTCGCCGCGGGCAGCGACACCGCCCGCCTCTCGCCGACCCGCCGCCGGGCGCTGCACCACCTGAGGCTCTACGCCAACGCCGCAATCCGCATAGAGCTCGCGGTGATAAACACCCGCGTCCTGGCCCGCGGCGCGGCCAACGCCCTGCGCCGTGGAGACGAGATCCCACCGCTGCTCCCCGAGGCGGTGCTCGATCTGGCGCAAGCCGTCCGGGCCCTGGAACATTTCCTCGACGAGCCCGGCCCGCCGGACGAGGCCCGCCGCTACGCCCTCGAAGCCGCGACGAAGGCCACCAGGATCCTCAAGGAACGCCACGACCTCGCGACGAGCGTGCTGGTCGGACAGATCCGCTCCTCCGTCGTGGACCTGCTGCGCAGTACGGGGATGAACCAGGAGGAGGCGCTCCGGGCGCTGGAGGAGGCGGCGGGACGTGCCTCGGAGGTGGGCTAG
- the pdxH gene encoding pyridoxamine 5'-phosphate oxidase: MRREYTRAGLSEDGLAPDPVEQFGRWFEEVLAADLYEPNAMTLATATRDGRPSARTVLLKGFDERGFVFYTSYAGRKARELAENPRAALLFYWGELERQVRVEGIVERLPDEESDAYFASRPRGNRLGAWASEQSRPIESREALDLRVRELEERYAGREEIPRPPFWGGYRVVHEAVEFWQGRESRLHDRLLYMRDGGGWKVVRLQP; this comes from the coding sequence ATGCGCCGGGAGTACACCCGCGCCGGTCTCTCCGAGGACGGGCTCGCCCCGGACCCGGTGGAGCAGTTCGGGCGATGGTTCGAGGAGGTACTGGCCGCGGACCTCTACGAGCCGAACGCGATGACGCTCGCGACCGCCACCCGCGACGGCCGGCCCTCCGCCCGCACCGTTCTGCTCAAAGGCTTCGACGAGCGGGGTTTCGTCTTCTACACCAGCTACGCCGGACGCAAGGCGCGCGAGCTCGCGGAGAACCCGCGCGCCGCGCTCCTCTTCTACTGGGGAGAGCTCGAGCGGCAGGTGCGGGTCGAGGGCATCGTCGAGCGCCTCCCCGACGAGGAGTCCGACGCCTATTTCGCGAGCCGTCCGCGTGGGAACCGCCTGGGAGCCTGGGCCTCCGAGCAGAGCCGGCCCATAGAGAGCCGGGAAGCGCTCGATCTGCGGGTGCGAGAGCTGGAGGAGCGTTACGCCGGGCGGGAGGAGATCCCCCGCCCCCCTTTCTGGGGCGGCTACCGGGTCGTCCACGAGGCCGTGGAGTTCTGGCAGGGGCGTGAGAGCCGTCTGCACGACCGCCTGCTCTACATGCGGGACGGTGGCGGCTGGAAGGTCGTGCGCCTGCAGCCCTGA
- a CDS encoding FmdB family zinc ribbon protein yields the protein MPAYDYECSSCGRFEVVRPISEVADRACCPQCGATSRRLYTAPNVSRTPRNIAAARERSERSAESPQVVGKDYFGKERHTPHRPHVGRPWQIGH from the coding sequence GTGCCGGCCTACGACTACGAGTGCTCCTCCTGCGGGCGCTTCGAGGTGGTGCGCCCGATCTCGGAGGTTGCAGACCGGGCGTGCTGCCCCCAATGCGGTGCTACCTCGCGGCGCCTTTACACCGCCCCGAACGTGTCGCGCACGCCCCGCAACATCGCCGCGGCCCGCGAGAGGAGCGAGCGCAGCGCCGAGAGCCCACAGGTGGTAGGGAAGGATTACTTCGGGAAGGAGAGGCACACCCCGCACCGTCCTCACGTCGGGCGTCCCTGGCAGATAGGCCACTAG
- the fmdA gene encoding formamidase gives MPEPLLKVDLTKPAEEQDPPVHNRWHPEIPPVASVNPGDVFRVECKDWTDGFIQDNDDASDVRDMPLSRVHILSGPVAVNGAEPGDLLVVDLLDIGVLPDYQWGYTGIFARDNGGSFLADVFPEARKAIWSFDGIYASSRHIGGVRFPGIVHPGQMGTAPSADLLARWNRREQELISKDPGRVPPLANPPTEENAILGSLSGAERDRVAREAARTVPPRENCGNHDIKNLSRGARAWIPVYVPGANLSVGDIHFSQGDGEITFCGAIETAGWIDFHVDLIKDGMNRYGIANAVVQPSPIEPHFSPSRYLLFEGISVDDEGTQHYVDATVSYRDACLKAIRYLGMFGYDEEQAYAILSTAPIEGRVSAIVDIPSACCTVGLPVDIFDFDIRPSADGPARADRGRLATPR, from the coding sequence ATGCCTGAGCCCCTGCTCAAGGTGGACCTGACCAAACCGGCCGAGGAGCAAGATCCGCCCGTCCACAACCGCTGGCACCCGGAGATACCACCGGTCGCCTCGGTCAACCCGGGGGACGTCTTCCGGGTGGAGTGCAAGGACTGGACCGACGGCTTCATCCAGGACAACGACGACGCCTCCGACGTGCGCGACATGCCCCTGAGCAGGGTGCACATCCTCTCGGGACCGGTCGCCGTAAACGGGGCCGAGCCGGGGGACCTGCTGGTGGTAGACCTGCTCGACATCGGGGTGCTCCCGGACTACCAGTGGGGCTACACCGGGATCTTCGCCCGTGACAACGGCGGCAGCTTCCTCGCCGACGTCTTCCCAGAGGCGCGCAAGGCGATCTGGAGCTTCGACGGCATCTACGCTTCGAGCCGGCACATCGGAGGTGTACGCTTCCCCGGCATCGTCCACCCGGGCCAGATGGGGACCGCGCCGAGTGCTGACCTCCTCGCCCGCTGGAACCGCAGGGAGCAGGAGCTCATCTCCAAGGACCCGGGCCGCGTCCCCCCGCTCGCGAACCCCCCGACGGAGGAGAACGCCATCCTGGGCTCGCTCTCCGGGGCAGAGCGCGACCGGGTAGCGAGGGAGGCTGCGCGCACCGTCCCGCCGCGGGAGAACTGCGGCAACCACGACATCAAGAACCTCTCGCGCGGGGCGCGGGCCTGGATCCCGGTCTACGTCCCCGGGGCGAACCTCTCGGTAGGAGACATCCACTTCTCGCAGGGCGACGGTGAGATCACCTTCTGCGGCGCCATCGAGACCGCGGGCTGGATCGACTTCCACGTCGACCTGATCAAGGACGGCATGAACCGCTACGGGATCGCGAACGCCGTCGTGCAGCCGAGCCCGATAGAACCGCACTTCTCCCCCTCGCGCTACCTGCTCTTCGAGGGGATCTCCGTGGACGACGAAGGCACACAGCACTATGTGGACGCCACGGTCTCCTACCGGGACGCGTGCCTCAAGGCGATCCGGTACCTCGGGATGTTCGGCTACGACGAGGAGCAGGCGTACGCGATCCTGAGCACCGCCCCGATCGAGGGACGGGTGAGCGCGATCGTGGACATCCCGAGCGCCTGCTGCACGGTGGGGCTCCCGGTGGATATCTTCGACTTCGACATCCGACCCTCTGCAGACGGCCCCGCCCGCGCCGACCGGGGACGCCTGGCGACCCCGCGCTAG
- a CDS encoding fumarylacetoacetate hydrolase family protein, which translates to MKLVTYSTDGGGPKIGYVEDGKVVPLGGSSMIEYIEHGRGAERQPGGESLALDEVRLHAPVPDPQKVIAIGLNYEDHAAETGAEIPKKPIVFAKYPNTIIGPGETIVVPPITRQPDYEAELAVVIGRRAKNVRTEEALEYVFGYMNSNDVSARDLQFSEGGQWSRSKSLDTFAPIGPYLVTRDEVPDPQSLAIRCLLNGEVVQESNTSKMIFSVAELIAFLSEGMTLVPGDIIMTGTPPGVGMAREPQLWLKDGDEVTIEIEGLGSLTNPVEVL; encoded by the coding sequence TTGAAGCTCGTCACCTACTCCACCGATGGAGGTGGGCCGAAAATCGGGTACGTCGAGGATGGCAAGGTTGTGCCGCTCGGCGGCTCCAGTATGATCGAGTACATCGAGCACGGCCGGGGCGCCGAGAGACAGCCGGGCGGGGAGAGTCTGGCGCTCGATGAGGTACGGTTGCACGCCCCGGTGCCCGATCCGCAGAAGGTCATCGCGATCGGGCTCAACTACGAGGACCACGCCGCCGAGACCGGAGCGGAGATACCGAAGAAGCCGATCGTCTTCGCAAAGTACCCGAACACGATCATCGGTCCCGGAGAGACGATCGTCGTCCCGCCGATAACCCGGCAGCCCGACTACGAGGCGGAGCTCGCCGTGGTCATAGGTCGGCGGGCGAAGAACGTCCGGACGGAGGAGGCGCTGGAGTACGTCTTCGGCTACATGAACTCCAACGACGTCTCCGCGCGCGACCTGCAGTTCTCCGAGGGTGGGCAGTGGAGCCGGAGCAAGTCGCTCGACACCTTCGCCCCGATAGGACCCTATCTCGTCACCCGCGACGAGGTCCCCGACCCGCAGTCGCTCGCGATCCGTTGCCTGCTCAACGGCGAGGTCGTGCAGGAGAGCAACACCTCGAAGATGATCTTCTCCGTCGCCGAGCTCATCGCTTTTCTGAGCGAGGGGATGACGCTCGTCCCGGGGGATATCATCATGACCGGCACGCCCCCGGGCGTCGGGATGGCGCGGGAGCCGCAGCTGTGGCTCAAGGACGGTGACGAGGTCACCATCGAGATAGAGGGCCTCGGCAGCCTCACCAATCCGGTCGAAGTGCTCTGA
- a CDS encoding FAD-binding oxidoreductase: MDLAAALREVLPPGRVRTDPETIEHHGRAIFTYHEPRPPEVVVFPESREEVVSVLRFANEHRVPVTPFGQGSSLEGHTIPLEGGISLDLGRMDRILEIRPEDMVARVEPGVRRLALEAVLRGYGLFFPPDPGWDATIGGMTATNASGTNALRYGAMRERVLGLEVVLADGRVIRTGGLAVKSSAGYNLTPLFVGSEGTLGVFTEITLRLQPLLESAVAARTTFHGIEDAGEAAVAVVRSVAGATRVELVDARTVEAVNFYKGTSYEVAPTLFLEFAGSVEGAEADARRAEEICRRAGCLAFEAERDEAARRRLWEARHEAALAVAELYLGRLPMTTDVCVPISELAGALRHARRAIASRGIDGVILGHVGDGNYHAIFPVDPSDPEEKERARRVVEEIVDYALERGGTCTGEHGVGYGKIAHLRREHPDTVPLMAQIKHLLDPAGILNPGKVVPPAG; encoded by the coding sequence ATGGACCTCGCCGCCGCGCTGCGGGAGGTCCTTCCCCCCGGGCGCGTCCGTACCGACCCTGAGACGATCGAGCACCACGGGCGGGCGATCTTCACCTACCACGAGCCTCGACCGCCGGAGGTCGTCGTCTTCCCGGAGAGCCGGGAGGAGGTCGTCTCAGTCTTACGCTTCGCGAACGAGCACCGCGTCCCGGTTACCCCCTTCGGCCAGGGAAGCAGCCTGGAGGGGCACACCATCCCGCTCGAAGGCGGGATCAGCCTGGATCTCGGCAGGATGGACCGCATCCTCGAGATACGGCCGGAGGACATGGTCGCCCGGGTGGAGCCCGGCGTGCGGCGCCTGGCGCTCGAGGCAGTCCTCAGGGGCTACGGGCTCTTCTTCCCGCCCGACCCGGGATGGGATGCGACCATCGGCGGGATGACGGCGACCAACGCGAGCGGGACCAACGCGCTGCGCTATGGCGCGATGCGAGAGCGGGTGCTCGGGCTCGAGGTGGTTCTGGCCGACGGGAGGGTGATCAGGACCGGCGGGCTCGCCGTGAAGTCCTCCGCCGGCTACAACCTGACCCCGCTCTTCGTCGGCTCGGAGGGGACCCTGGGCGTCTTCACCGAGATCACGCTCAGGCTCCAGCCCCTCCTGGAGAGCGCGGTCGCCGCGCGGACCACGTTCCACGGGATCGAGGATGCCGGGGAGGCCGCCGTCGCCGTGGTCCGCTCCGTGGCGGGGGCGACGCGGGTGGAGCTGGTCGACGCCCGCACCGTGGAGGCGGTCAACTTCTACAAGGGGACCTCCTACGAGGTCGCACCGACGCTCTTTCTGGAGTTTGCGGGCAGCGTCGAGGGGGCTGAGGCCGACGCCCGGCGGGCGGAGGAGATCTGCCGTCGGGCGGGATGTCTGGCCTTCGAGGCCGAGCGGGACGAGGCGGCGCGCAGACGGCTGTGGGAGGCGCGGCACGAGGCGGCGCTCGCGGTGGCGGAGCTCTACCTGGGGCGGCTTCCGATGACCACGGATGTGTGCGTACCGATCTCCGAGCTTGCTGGCGCTCTGCGCCACGCCCGACGGGCCATCGCCTCGCGGGGTATCGACGGCGTGATCCTGGGGCACGTCGGCGACGGGAACTACCACGCCATCTTCCCCGTCGACCCCTCCGACCCGGAGGAGAAAGAGCGGGCCCGACGGGTCGTCGAGGAGATCGTGGATTACGCCCTCGAGCGCGGCGGCACCTGCACCGGCGAGCACGGCGTCGGGTACGGCAAGATAGCCCACCTGCGCCGCGAGCACCCCGACACCGTGCCGCTCATGGCGCAGATCAAACACCTGCTCGACCCCGCGGGCATCCTCAACCCCGGAAAAGTCGTCCCGCCGGCGGGGTAG
- a CDS encoding cobalamin B12-binding domain-containing protein: protein MERTIRVVVAKVGLDGHDRGAKIIARALRDAGMEVIYTGLHQTPEQVVETAIQEDVDAIGISILSGAHMTLVPRVVELLREQGADDILVFCGGTIPKDDIPRLKELGVGEVFTPGTPTSKAVEYVRRAVPARD, encoded by the coding sequence ATGGAACGCACGATAAGGGTGGTGGTGGCGAAAGTCGGCCTCGACGGGCACGACCGGGGCGCCAAGATCATAGCCCGCGCCCTGCGCGACGCCGGGATGGAGGTCATCTACACGGGGTTGCACCAGACCCCCGAGCAGGTGGTCGAGACCGCCATACAGGAGGACGTGGACGCGATAGGAATCTCGATCCTCTCCGGGGCGCACATGACGCTCGTCCCGCGGGTGGTGGAGCTCCTGCGCGAGCAGGGCGCCGACGACATCCTGGTCTTCTGCGGCGGCACCATACCCAAAGACGACATCCCCAGGCTCAAGGAGCTCGGGGTGGGCGAAGTCTTCACCCCCGGCACCCCGACGTCGAAGGCCGTGGAGTACGTCCGGCGAGCCGTCCCGGCGCGGGACTAG